A genomic segment from Dendropsophus ebraccatus isolate aDenEbr1 chromosome 7, aDenEbr1.pat, whole genome shotgun sequence encodes:
- the PKD2 gene encoding polycystin-2 isoform X1: protein MVNPSKVKPELEGEERKKRPLPATSSPTMLEMDTLPPAPALRLPPGGSTPSPLSSCSRQAWSRDNPGFEAEEDGMEEEEDGEEGMVVEMDVEWHPSGPGRRSASLVSSSSGGSTGLVGYHHHPNSQGPRGRRRRGEPGPGAGRADTEQPPERRGVHRVLHTLRGLWGTRYTADRVTTREKYLKTILRELITYIVFIFLLCVLTYGMVTSSMFYYTKVMTQLFLDTPVSKTDETNFKTLMTMDKFWKFSEGPLLDGLYWDMWYNNRTLAKNQSFIYYENLLLGVPRLRQLKVKNGSCSVPEDLKDEITECYDMYSVGNEDTAPFGLRNGTAWTYTKEKDLNGSSQWGLISTYSGAGYYLDLSRNREEASAQIGSLKNNLWLDRGTRAVFIDFTVYNANINLFCIVRLLVEFPATGGLVTSWQFQTVKLIHYVSAFDYFLAACEIAFCLFILYYIVEEFLEIRNHRLHYFQSLWNCLDIVIIALSLVAMSINLYRMSMEAPLSKLLVDMNVFHNFESLAYWQNQFNNVVAVTVFFAWVKLFKFVNFNRTMTQLSTTMSRCAKDILGFSIMFFIIFLAYAQFAYLVFGTQVDDFSSFQDCIFTQFRIILGDFNFTEIEEANRILGPIYFTSFVFFMFFILLNMFLAIISDTYSEVKTDMAQQKSEMELADLIKKGCSKAMVKLKLKKTAVDDISESLRQGGGKLNFDELRQDLKGKGHTDAEIEAIFAKYDQDGDQELTEHEHQQMRDDLEKEREDLELERGSLPRPMSSRSFPRSLDDSEEDDDEDSGHSSRRRGSSSSGVSYEEFQVLVRRVDRMEHSIGSIVSKIDAVIVKLEAMERAKMKRREVLARLLDGVTEDARLGRDNEMHREQMERLVREELERWESDDTTSQMSHRLGTPSGTNGQSRPRSSRPPSSQSTEGLDGGGVATSVTNSQI from the exons ATGGTGAACCCCAGCAAGGTGAAGCCCGagctggagggagaggagaggaagaagaggccgctgccagccacctcctccccgactaTGCTGGAGATGGACACCCTGCCCCCCGCCCCGGCCCTCCGGCTGCCCCCTGGCGGATCCACCCCGTCCCCCCTGTCTTCCTGCTCCCGGCAGGCGTGGAGCAGAGATAACCCCGGCTTCGAGGCTGAGGAAGacgggatggaggaggaggaggacggggaggagggcatGGTGGTGGAGATGGACGTGGAGTGGCACCCCTCCGGGCCGGGCAGGAGGTCGGCGTCCCTGGTGTCGTCCAGCAGCGGGGGCAGCACCGGGCTAGTGGGCTATCACCATCACCCCAACAGCCAGGGGCCCCGGGGccgcaggaggaggggagagccGGGCCCCGGAGCCGGGAGAGCGGACACCGAGCAGCCCCCGGAGCGGCGGGGGGTCCACCGGGTCCTGCACACTCTGAGAG GTCTTTGGGGTACAAGATATACAGCGGACCGAGTAACTACAAGGGAAAAATACTTAAAAACCATCCTGCGGGAGCTGATCACTTACATAGTGTTTATTTTCCTTCTATGTGTCT taaccTATGGCATGGTGACCTCCAGCATGTTTTATTACACTAAAGTTATGACTCAACTTTTTCTGGATACACCTGTGTCAAAAACTGATGAGACCAATTTCAAGACCTTGATGACTATGGATAAATTCTGGAAG TTTTCTGAGGGGCCTCTCTTAGATGGTCTGTACTGGGACATGTGGTACAACAACAGGACGTTAGCAAAAAATCAAAGCTTTATCTATTATGAGAATCTGCTGCTTGGGGTCCCTCGACTTCGCCAGCTTAAAGTGAAGAATGGCTCCTGTTCGGTTCCTGAAGACCTGAAGGATGAAATTACAGAGTGTTATGATATGTATTCAGTTGGAAATGAAGATACTGCCCCCTTTGGACTACGCAATGGGACTGC GTGGACATACACCAAAGAGAAGGACTTAAATGGCAGTAGTCAGTGGGGCCTCATATCCACATATAGTGGGGCCGGGTATTACTTAGATTTGTCAAGGAACAGAGAAGAGGCATCTGCTCAGATTGGAAGCCTGAAGAATAACCTGTGGCTGGACCGAGGCACCCGAGCAGTTTTTATTGACTTCACAGTTTACAATGCAAATATTAATCTCTTCTGCATTGTCAG ATTGTTGGTAGAGTTCCCAGCAACTGGAGGCCTAGTTACCTCCTGGCAGTTTCAGACGGTGAAGCTGATTCACTATGTTTCTGCATTCGACTATTTCTTGGCCGCCTGCGAAATAGCGTTCTGTCTCTTCATCCTGTATTACATAGTGGAGGAATTCCTGGAGATTCGTAACCACCGTCTGCACTATTTCCAAAGTCTCTGGAATTGTCTGGATATTGTCATCATTGCG CTCTCATTGGTGGCGATGAGCATCAACCTGTACAGGATGTCAATGGAGGCACCTCTGAGCAAACTCCTAGTGGACATGAATGTATTCCACAACTTTGAATCGCTGGCATACTGGCAGAACCAGTTTAATAATGTGGTTGCAGTCACTGTGTTCTTTGCTTGGGTTAAG CTCTTTAAATTTGTGAACTTCAACAGAACTATGACCCAATTGTCCACCACTATGTCCCGCTGTGCCAAGGATATCCTAGGTTTCTCCATCATGTTTTTTATCATATTTCTTGCATACGCCCAGTTTGCCTACCTTGTCTTTGGTACTCAAGTTGATGACTTCAGTAGCTTCCAAGACTGCAT tttTACCCAGTTTCGTATTATTTTGGGAGATTTCAACTTCACAGAGATAGAGGAAGCAAATCGGATATTGGGGCCCATATATTTTACATCTTTTGTGTTCTTTATGTTCTTCATCCTTTTG aacatGTTTTTAGCCATCATCAGTGACACCTACTCCGAAGTCAAAACTGATATGGCTCAGCAAAAGAGTGAAATGGAATTGGCCGATCTTATTAAAAAG ggTTGTAGTAAAGCAATGGTAAAACTGAAGCTCAAGAAAACCGCAGTGGATGATATATCTGAGAGCCTCCGGCAAGGAGGGGGAAAGCTAAATTTTGACGAACTACGACAGGATTTAAAAGG GAAAGGCCATACTGATGCCGAAATTGAGGCCATTTTTGCTAAATATGACCAAGATGGGGACCAGGAACTTACAGAACATGAACATCAGCAGATGCGGGATGATTTGGAGAAAGAGAGG GAGGACCTGGAGCTGGAGCGGGGCTCTCTGCCACGTCCCATGAGCAGTCGTAGCTTCCCGCGCAGTCTTGATGACTCAGAAGAGGACGACGATGAGGATAGTGGGCACAGCTCCCGCAGAAGAGGGAGCAGCTCTAGTGGGGTCTCCTATGAAGAATTTCAAGT CTTGGTACGGCGAGTTGATCGGATGGAACACTCTATTGGAAGCATTGTATCCAAAATTGATGCAGTAATTGTTAAGCTGGAAGCAATGGAGCGAGCTAAAATGAAGCGCAGAGAGGTCCTGGCAAGACTTCTGGATGGGGTCACAGAG GATGCAAGGCTTGGTCGTGATAATGAAATGCATAGAGAACAAATGGAGCGTCTGGTAAGAGAAGAATTGGAGAGATGGGAATCTGATGACACCACTTCCCAAATGAGCCACCGACTGGGGACTCCTAGTGGAACCAATGGGCAGTCACGCCCCAGGAGCTCAAGACCTCCATCCTCGCAGTCTACAGAGGGCCTTGATGGGGGAGGAGTGGCCACCAGTGTTACAAATAGCCAGATATAG
- the PKD2 gene encoding polycystin-2 isoform X2 encodes MVNPSKVKPELEGEERKKRPLPATSSPTMLEMDTLPPAPALRLPPGGSTPSPLSSCSRQAWSRDNPGFEAEEDGMEEEEDGEEGMVVEMDVEWHPSGPGRRSASLVSSSSGGSTGLVGYHHHPNSQGPRGRRRRGEPGPGAGRADTEQPPERRGVHRVLHTLRGLWGTRYTADRVTTREKYLKTILRELITYIVFIFLLCVLTYGMVTSSMFYYTKVMTQLFLDTPVSKTDETNFKTLMTMDKFWKFSEGPLLDGLYWDMWYNNRTLAKNQSFIYYENLLLGVPRLRQLKVKNGSCSVPEDLKDEITECYDMYSVGNEDTAPFGLRNGTAWTYTKEKDLNGSSQWGLISTYSGAGYYLDLSRNREEASAQIGSLKNNLWLDRGTRAVFIDFTVYNANINLFCIVRLLVEFPATGGLVTSWQFQTVKLIHYVSAFDYFLAACEIAFCLFILYYIVEEFLEIRNHRLHYFQSLWNCLDIVIIALSLVAMSINLYRMSMEAPLSKLLVDMNVFHNFESLAYWQNQFNNVVAVTVFFAWVKLFKFVNFNRTMTQLSTTMSRCAKDILGFSIMFFIIFLAYAQFAYLVFGTQVDDFSSFQDCIFTQFRIILGDFNFTEIEEANRILGPIYFTSFVFFMFFILLNMFLAIISDTYSEVKTDMAQQKSEMELADLIKKGCSKAMVKLKLKKTAVDDISESLRQGGGKLNFDELRQDLKGKGHTDAEIEAIFAKYDQDGDQELTEHEHQQMRDDLEKERDLELERGSLPRPMSSRSFPRSLDDSEEDDDEDSGHSSRRRGSSSSGVSYEEFQVLVRRVDRMEHSIGSIVSKIDAVIVKLEAMERAKMKRREVLARLLDGVTEDARLGRDNEMHREQMERLVREELERWESDDTTSQMSHRLGTPSGTNGQSRPRSSRPPSSQSTEGLDGGGVATSVTNSQI; translated from the exons ATGGTGAACCCCAGCAAGGTGAAGCCCGagctggagggagaggagaggaagaagaggccgctgccagccacctcctccccgactaTGCTGGAGATGGACACCCTGCCCCCCGCCCCGGCCCTCCGGCTGCCCCCTGGCGGATCCACCCCGTCCCCCCTGTCTTCCTGCTCCCGGCAGGCGTGGAGCAGAGATAACCCCGGCTTCGAGGCTGAGGAAGacgggatggaggaggaggaggacggggaggagggcatGGTGGTGGAGATGGACGTGGAGTGGCACCCCTCCGGGCCGGGCAGGAGGTCGGCGTCCCTGGTGTCGTCCAGCAGCGGGGGCAGCACCGGGCTAGTGGGCTATCACCATCACCCCAACAGCCAGGGGCCCCGGGGccgcaggaggaggggagagccGGGCCCCGGAGCCGGGAGAGCGGACACCGAGCAGCCCCCGGAGCGGCGGGGGGTCCACCGGGTCCTGCACACTCTGAGAG GTCTTTGGGGTACAAGATATACAGCGGACCGAGTAACTACAAGGGAAAAATACTTAAAAACCATCCTGCGGGAGCTGATCACTTACATAGTGTTTATTTTCCTTCTATGTGTCT taaccTATGGCATGGTGACCTCCAGCATGTTTTATTACACTAAAGTTATGACTCAACTTTTTCTGGATACACCTGTGTCAAAAACTGATGAGACCAATTTCAAGACCTTGATGACTATGGATAAATTCTGGAAG TTTTCTGAGGGGCCTCTCTTAGATGGTCTGTACTGGGACATGTGGTACAACAACAGGACGTTAGCAAAAAATCAAAGCTTTATCTATTATGAGAATCTGCTGCTTGGGGTCCCTCGACTTCGCCAGCTTAAAGTGAAGAATGGCTCCTGTTCGGTTCCTGAAGACCTGAAGGATGAAATTACAGAGTGTTATGATATGTATTCAGTTGGAAATGAAGATACTGCCCCCTTTGGACTACGCAATGGGACTGC GTGGACATACACCAAAGAGAAGGACTTAAATGGCAGTAGTCAGTGGGGCCTCATATCCACATATAGTGGGGCCGGGTATTACTTAGATTTGTCAAGGAACAGAGAAGAGGCATCTGCTCAGATTGGAAGCCTGAAGAATAACCTGTGGCTGGACCGAGGCACCCGAGCAGTTTTTATTGACTTCACAGTTTACAATGCAAATATTAATCTCTTCTGCATTGTCAG ATTGTTGGTAGAGTTCCCAGCAACTGGAGGCCTAGTTACCTCCTGGCAGTTTCAGACGGTGAAGCTGATTCACTATGTTTCTGCATTCGACTATTTCTTGGCCGCCTGCGAAATAGCGTTCTGTCTCTTCATCCTGTATTACATAGTGGAGGAATTCCTGGAGATTCGTAACCACCGTCTGCACTATTTCCAAAGTCTCTGGAATTGTCTGGATATTGTCATCATTGCG CTCTCATTGGTGGCGATGAGCATCAACCTGTACAGGATGTCAATGGAGGCACCTCTGAGCAAACTCCTAGTGGACATGAATGTATTCCACAACTTTGAATCGCTGGCATACTGGCAGAACCAGTTTAATAATGTGGTTGCAGTCACTGTGTTCTTTGCTTGGGTTAAG CTCTTTAAATTTGTGAACTTCAACAGAACTATGACCCAATTGTCCACCACTATGTCCCGCTGTGCCAAGGATATCCTAGGTTTCTCCATCATGTTTTTTATCATATTTCTTGCATACGCCCAGTTTGCCTACCTTGTCTTTGGTACTCAAGTTGATGACTTCAGTAGCTTCCAAGACTGCAT tttTACCCAGTTTCGTATTATTTTGGGAGATTTCAACTTCACAGAGATAGAGGAAGCAAATCGGATATTGGGGCCCATATATTTTACATCTTTTGTGTTCTTTATGTTCTTCATCCTTTTG aacatGTTTTTAGCCATCATCAGTGACACCTACTCCGAAGTCAAAACTGATATGGCTCAGCAAAAGAGTGAAATGGAATTGGCCGATCTTATTAAAAAG ggTTGTAGTAAAGCAATGGTAAAACTGAAGCTCAAGAAAACCGCAGTGGATGATATATCTGAGAGCCTCCGGCAAGGAGGGGGAAAGCTAAATTTTGACGAACTACGACAGGATTTAAAAGG GAAAGGCCATACTGATGCCGAAATTGAGGCCATTTTTGCTAAATATGACCAAGATGGGGACCAGGAACTTACAGAACATGAACATCAGCAGATGCGGGATGATTTGGAGAAAGAGAGG GACCTGGAGCTGGAGCGGGGCTCTCTGCCACGTCCCATGAGCAGTCGTAGCTTCCCGCGCAGTCTTGATGACTCAGAAGAGGACGACGATGAGGATAGTGGGCACAGCTCCCGCAGAAGAGGGAGCAGCTCTAGTGGGGTCTCCTATGAAGAATTTCAAGT CTTGGTACGGCGAGTTGATCGGATGGAACACTCTATTGGAAGCATTGTATCCAAAATTGATGCAGTAATTGTTAAGCTGGAAGCAATGGAGCGAGCTAAAATGAAGCGCAGAGAGGTCCTGGCAAGACTTCTGGATGGGGTCACAGAG GATGCAAGGCTTGGTCGTGATAATGAAATGCATAGAGAACAAATGGAGCGTCTGGTAAGAGAAGAATTGGAGAGATGGGAATCTGATGACACCACTTCCCAAATGAGCCACCGACTGGGGACTCCTAGTGGAACCAATGGGCAGTCACGCCCCAGGAGCTCAAGACCTCCATCCTCGCAGTCTACAGAGGGCCTTGATGGGGGAGGAGTGGCCACCAGTGTTACAAATAGCCAGATATAG